The following are encoded in a window of bacterium genomic DNA:
- a CDS encoding pilin, which translates to MGQSRDYTVTVKVTDSAGSTGTDFCTITVCNKCGTIDSQICPNGVSSNPVAGGYMGTGLCSTKCYQNAADCKTDSGTDCLQCTNPVDVCDPAQGAICVAPKPEGSQCTVDASCDTGLGCFQNTGNSGYPCICQSSSGGGTPCTTYNTDEYDAGSGLEFHVQGEEVPPTKPCPPESCPPLVKGGTGSGSLSLDALIPGNFTDFLGLLSCVFSYLVYFAIPIAVIIFALAGMMLLTSRGDPGKTETGKKILLWGLIGFIVVLLSKGILMAILSFFGSGSVTFTCSLFS; encoded by the coding sequence GTGGGACAATCCAGAGATTATACCGTAACCGTCAAAGTAACAGACAGCGCAGGTAGTACAGGAACCGATTTTTGCACCATCACTGTCTGCAATAAGTGCGGGACCATAGATAGCCAAATTTGTCCCAATGGAGTTTCTTCAAATCCAGTGGCCGGCGGCTATATGGGTACCGGTCTTTGCAGCACCAAATGCTACCAAAATGCGGCCGATTGCAAGACGGATTCTGGTACAGACTGTCTGCAATGCACTAATCCGGTCGACGTATGCGACCCGGCCCAGGGAGCTATATGCGTAGCTCCCAAACCCGAAGGCTCGCAATGCACTGTAGATGCCTCGTGTGATACGGGGCTCGGATGCTTTCAAAATACGGGAAATAGCGGCTACCCTTGCATTTGCCAATCTTCATCAGGTGGAGGTACTCCCTGCACAACGTATAACACGGATGAATACGACGCTGGCTCGGGCCTGGAATTCCACGTTCAGGGCGAAGAGGTGCCTCCCACAAAGCCCTGCCCGCCGGAGAGTTGTCCGCCATTGGTCAAGGGAGGGACGGGAAGCGGCTCGCTATCGCTCGATGCGCTCATACCAGGGAACTTCACCGATTTTCTCGGTCTTCTCTCCTGCGTTTTCAGCTATCTTGTGTACTTTGCTATTCCCATCGCGGTGATCATTTTTGCTCTTGCGGGGATGATGCTTTTGACCTCGCGGGGGGATCCGGGAAAAACGGAGACGGGGAAAAAGATTCTTTTGTGGGGTCTTATCGGGTTTATCGTCGTTTTGCTTTCAAAAGGAATTTTAATGGCAATACTCTCATTCTTCGGCAGCGGTTCAGTAACGTTTACGTGTAGCTTATTTTCCTAG